A genome region from Streptomyces sp. S4.7 includes the following:
- a CDS encoding serpin family protein yields MGQATGLTTHAGAMRALAERWLRVRGEGEQHAVDGDFVCSPAGLWLALGAVTAGARGETAGELEALLGLDGTDVAEGGVAGAVTDSARALAGTRQLGVATRVWSRTPVYRAYREALPDIRFGHMDPAEIDAWVREATGGLIEELPVEIDENSLLALVNVLALKARWAMPFEGNATSDRPFTDAAGSVSRVPTMHQHLGAGSGWTVEGTQVVELRCEGGESAVRVRFVLGEEGARAADVLAAGWAPKERRAPIDTEMIAVALPRLELRTTMEITPQLAALGVRYATTDHADFSALSPEPLKIEKVVQEAVVKVAELGVEAAAVTVIMMRAAGMSRPPRVAPIAFDRPFGVVVLDGTGEVPLFTAWQASAPRGPVVGE; encoded by the coding sequence ATGGGACAGGCGACAGGACTGACGACACATGCCGGGGCGATGCGGGCACTCGCCGAGCGATGGCTGCGGGTGCGCGGCGAAGGTGAACAGCACGCGGTGGACGGCGACTTCGTCTGCTCGCCCGCCGGACTGTGGCTGGCGCTCGGCGCGGTGACCGCGGGGGCGCGGGGGGAGACCGCCGGGGAGCTGGAGGCGCTGCTGGGGCTCGACGGGACGGACGTCGCCGAAGGAGGTGTCGCCGGGGCCGTGACAGACAGCGCCAGAGCGCTCGCGGGGACCCGACAACTGGGCGTGGCCACCCGGGTGTGGAGCCGTACCCCGGTCTACCGCGCGTACCGCGAAGCGCTGCCCGACATCCGATTCGGGCACATGGACCCGGCCGAGATCGACGCGTGGGTACGGGAGGCGACCGGCGGGCTGATCGAGGAACTGCCGGTGGAGATCGACGAGAACTCCCTGCTCGCCCTGGTCAACGTCCTCGCGCTGAAGGCGCGTTGGGCCATGCCCTTCGAGGGGAACGCCACCTCCGACCGGCCCTTCACGGACGCGGCCGGATCGGTGAGTCGGGTACCGACCATGCACCAGCACCTCGGTGCGGGCTCCGGATGGACGGTGGAGGGCACGCAGGTGGTCGAACTGCGCTGCGAGGGCGGCGAGTCCGCAGTACGCGTGCGGTTCGTGCTGGGGGAGGAGGGCGCGAGGGCGGCGGACGTCCTCGCCGCCGGATGGGCGCCTAAGGAGCGCCGCGCCCCGATCGACACGGAGATGATCGCCGTCGCGCTGCCGCGGCTCGAACTCCGTACGACGATGGAGATCACGCCCCAACTGGCGGCGCTCGGAGTGAGGTACGCGACGACCGACCACGCGGACTTCTCGGCCCTGTCGCCGGAACCGCTCAAGATCGAGAAGGTCGTCCAGGAAGCGGTGGTCAAGGTCGCCGAACTGGGCGTCGAGGCGGCGGCGGTGACGGTGATCATGATGCGGGCGGCCGGGATGTCCCGGCCGCCGCGCGTGGCGCCGATCGCCTTCGACCGGCCGTTCGGCGTGGTGGTCCTGGACGGCACGGGCGAGGTGCCCCTGTTCACGGCCTGGCAGGCGAGTGCGCCTCGCGGGCCGGTGGTGGGGGAGTGA